In Streptomyces longhuiensis, the following proteins share a genomic window:
- the lysA gene encoding diaminopimelate decarboxylase gives MAVTTVATAIPPQSPDDLSVWPATTVRGPHGDPTVSGVELPDVAEQFGTPVYVLDETDVRERCRAYRSAFPGADVLYAAKAFLCRAMVHWVHEEGLGLDVCSAGELELAVIAGLPPERIVFHGNAQSPEDLRAALRHGVGRIVVDSTSEIARLAAYVPQGTRQRVMARVVPGVAGAGHAAIRTGTDEQKFGLSIADGSAMHAVTRLVEQPGLELTGLHCHIGSQIDTVKPYVVAVRHLVGLMARVRDRHGITLPELDIGGGHAVAHRPGEHPLDVPELARRVRRELADACAQSDLPVPRLAVEPGRAVVARAGVALYRVLAVKRTGARVFVAVDGGMSDNPRPALHGVRCAPRLVGRRSTAAVRPVTVVGRHCEAGDILAPDVPLPDDVRPGDLLAVPVAGAYHLSLASGCDLAGRPPVVAVADGRARLLVRRESAEDLRSRDTGL, from the coding sequence ATGGCCGTCACGACCGTAGCCACCGCCATCCCGCCGCAGTCGCCCGACGATCTCTCCGTCTGGCCCGCCACCACCGTCCGGGGGCCGCACGGCGATCCGACCGTCTCCGGGGTCGAACTCCCCGACGTGGCAGAGCAGTTCGGCACACCCGTCTACGTACTGGACGAGACGGACGTGCGCGAACGCTGCCGCGCCTACCGCAGCGCCTTCCCCGGCGCCGACGTCCTCTACGCGGCCAAGGCGTTCCTGTGCCGCGCGATGGTCCACTGGGTCCACGAGGAAGGCCTCGGGCTCGACGTGTGCTCGGCGGGCGAGCTGGAACTCGCCGTCATCGCCGGCCTGCCGCCCGAGCGGATCGTCTTCCACGGCAACGCCCAGAGCCCCGAGGACCTGCGCGCGGCCCTGCGTCACGGCGTGGGGCGCATCGTCGTCGACTCGACCTCCGAGATCGCCCGCCTCGCCGCGTACGTCCCCCAGGGCACCCGGCAGCGCGTCATGGCGCGCGTCGTGCCGGGCGTCGCCGGGGCCGGGCACGCCGCGATCCGCACCGGGACGGACGAGCAGAAGTTCGGCCTGTCGATCGCCGACGGCTCCGCGATGCACGCCGTGACACGCCTCGTCGAGCAGCCGGGGCTCGAACTGACCGGACTGCACTGCCACATCGGCTCGCAGATCGACACCGTGAAGCCGTACGTCGTCGCCGTGCGGCACCTGGTCGGCCTGATGGCCCGCGTCCGCGACCGGCACGGGATCACCCTGCCCGAGCTCGACATCGGCGGCGGTCACGCGGTCGCCCACCGGCCCGGCGAGCACCCGCTCGACGTGCCGGAGCTGGCCCGCCGCGTGCGCCGCGAACTCGCCGACGCCTGCGCCCAGTCGGACCTGCCCGTGCCGCGCCTCGCCGTCGAGCCGGGCCGCGCGGTCGTCGCCCGTGCGGGCGTGGCCCTGTACCGGGTGCTCGCCGTGAAGCGCACCGGCGCCCGTGTCTTCGTCGCCGTCGACGGAGGCATGAGCGACAACCCTCGGCCCGCGCTCCACGGCGTCCGCTGCGCACCCCGCCTCGTCGGCAGGCGCTCCACGGCGGCCGTGCGCCCCGTCACGGTCGTCGGCCGGCACTGCGAGGCGGGCGACATCCTCGCCCCGGACGTGCCGTTGCCGGACGACGTACGGCCCGGGGACCTCCTCGCCGTGCCCGTGGCGGGCGCCTACCACCTGTCGCTGGCGTCCGGATGCGACCTGGCGGGACGGCCGCCCGTCGTCGCCGTGGCGGACGGGCGGGCCAGGCTCCTGGTGCGCCGCGAGTCGGCGGAGGACCTCAGGAGCCGCGACACAGGGCTCTGA
- a CDS encoding DeoR/GlpR family DNA-binding transcription regulator: MSAEERQREIVRAARRSGSVDVTVLAAELGVAKETVRRDLRALEDHGLVRRTHGGAYPVESAGFETTLAFRTTMHVPEKRRIAAAAAELLGDAETVFVDEGFTPQLIAEALPRDRPLTVVTASLATAGALAEAENTTVLLLGGRVRSGTLATVDHWTTKMLAGFVIDLAFIGANGISREHGLTTPDPAVSEVKAQAVRASRRTVFAGVHTKFGAVSFCRFAPVSSLEAIVTSTHLPASEAHRYALQGPQVIRV, translated from the coding sequence ATGAGCGCGGAGGAACGCCAGCGGGAGATCGTGCGCGCCGCACGCCGCAGCGGCTCCGTCGACGTCACCGTGCTCGCGGCCGAACTCGGCGTCGCGAAGGAGACCGTGCGGCGCGACCTGCGGGCCCTGGAGGACCACGGCCTGGTGCGGCGCACGCACGGCGGCGCCTATCCCGTGGAGAGCGCCGGGTTCGAGACGACGCTCGCCTTCCGCACCACCATGCACGTCCCGGAGAAGCGCCGGATCGCCGCCGCGGCGGCCGAGCTGCTCGGGGACGCGGAGACCGTCTTCGTCGACGAGGGGTTCACGCCCCAGCTCATCGCCGAGGCCCTGCCGCGGGACCGGCCGCTCACCGTGGTCACCGCGTCGCTGGCCACGGCGGGCGCACTCGCCGAGGCGGAGAACACGACGGTGCTGCTGCTCGGCGGCAGGGTGCGGTCCGGCACGCTGGCCACGGTCGACCACTGGACGACGAAGATGCTCGCCGGGTTCGTGATCGACCTGGCGTTCATCGGCGCCAACGGCATCTCGCGCGAGCACGGCCTGACCACGCCCGACCCCGCGGTCAGCGAGGTCAAGGCACAGGCCGTGCGGGCCTCCCGGCGCACGGTGTTCGCGGGTGTGCACACCAAGTTCGGGGCGGTCAGCTTCTGCCGGTTCGCGCCGGTCTCCTCGCTGGAGGCGATCGTGACCAGCACGCACCTGCCCGCGTCCGAGGCTCACCGCTATGCGCTGCAGGGGCCCCAGGTCATCCGCGTCTGA
- a CDS encoding 5-dehydro-4-deoxyglucarate dehydratase, producing MTSAPLAARLSIPSGPLFFPVTAFGPDGTLDLDTFRTHVRQGVEAGAAAVFACCGTGEFHALTPEEFQACVAAAVEETAGRVPVVAGAGYGTALAVRYARLAEEAGADGLLAMPPYLVVAGQEGLLRHYSELADATSLEVIVYQRDNAVFTPGTVVALARHPKILGLKDGLGDLDLLQRTISAVRAEGLTDFLYFNGLPTAELTGLAYRGIGVGLYSSAVFCFAPDIALAFHTALRTGDDATANRLLDGFYRPLVELRNEGRGYAVSLVKAGVRLTGLDVGEVRPPLHEPTDEHVKRLAGIVERGRALLAETGDLA from the coding sequence GTGACGTCAGCCCCTCTCGCCGCTCGACTCAGCATCCCCAGCGGGCCGCTGTTCTTCCCGGTCACCGCCTTCGGACCCGACGGCACCCTCGACCTCGACACCTTCCGCACCCATGTGCGCCAGGGCGTCGAGGCCGGGGCCGCCGCGGTCTTCGCGTGCTGCGGAACGGGCGAGTTCCACGCCCTGACCCCCGAGGAGTTCCAGGCGTGCGTGGCCGCGGCCGTCGAGGAGACCGCGGGACGGGTGCCGGTTGTCGCGGGCGCCGGGTACGGCACGGCCCTCGCCGTGCGCTACGCGCGCCTGGCCGAGGAAGCCGGCGCCGACGGGCTCCTCGCGATGCCGCCCTACCTCGTGGTCGCCGGCCAGGAGGGCCTGCTGCGCCACTACTCGGAGCTGGCCGACGCGACCTCCCTGGAGGTCATCGTCTACCAGCGCGACAACGCGGTGTTCACGCCCGGGACCGTCGTCGCCCTCGCCCGGCACCCCAAGATCCTCGGTCTCAAGGACGGCCTCGGCGACCTCGACCTCCTCCAGCGCACCATCAGCGCCGTACGCGCCGAGGGACTCACCGACTTCCTCTACTTCAACGGCCTGCCCACCGCCGAACTCACCGGACTCGCCTACCGCGGCATCGGCGTCGGCCTCTACTCGTCCGCAGTGTTCTGCTTCGCGCCCGACATCGCCCTCGCCTTCCACACGGCCCTGCGCACCGGCGACGACGCCACCGCCAACCGCCTCCTCGACGGCTTCTACCGGCCACTCGTCGAACTCCGCAACGAGGGCCGCGGCTACGCCGTCTCCCTCGTCAAGGCGGGCGTCCGGCTCACCGGCCTTGATGTCGGCGAGGTCCGCCCGCCCCTGCACGAGCCCACCGACGAGCACGTCAAGCGGCTCGCCGGCATCGTCGAGCGCGGCCGCGCGCTCCTGGCGGAGACGGGGGACCTGGCGTGA
- a CDS encoding MFS transporter, whose protein sequence is MTSTSTAARGGFRLLLAGIVVSGFGTSAMWLAAGIWVKDLTGSDSLAALCAFALWAPALAGPLLGTVADRTRRRPLLVATNLGLGLLLLSLLAVDSAGSLWILFAVLVAYGACGVVTDAAEAALVPAVVGKESLGDFNGLRMTANEGMKLVAPLAGAGLFAVYGGAGVALLDAATFAAAAGLYTRLRVEESAPARRTAGVWTRTAEGVRALWRQERLRPLVLAAAATMVLAGLNGAALYAVVDGGLGRSPSYAGVLYAVQGAGSVAAGLTAGALLRRLGERRFAAAGIALFAAGAGLRALPYDAVALGCSAAIGTGLPCVLIAALTAVQREIPDALVGRAVATANTLMFAPNAVALAMGAGLIAVVDHRVLLALLGAAGLALACATARRPSA, encoded by the coding sequence ATGACGTCCACTTCTACCGCCGCTCGGGGCGGTTTCCGGCTCCTCCTGGCCGGCATCGTCGTCTCCGGGTTCGGGACCTCCGCCATGTGGCTGGCCGCCGGGATCTGGGTGAAGGATCTGACCGGCTCGGACAGCCTCGCCGCGCTGTGCGCCTTCGCGCTGTGGGCGCCCGCGCTCGCCGGGCCCCTGCTCGGCACGGTCGCCGACCGCACCCGGCGACGGCCGCTCCTCGTCGCCACGAATCTGGGCCTCGGGCTGCTGCTCCTGTCGCTGCTCGCCGTCGACTCCGCCGGGAGTCTGTGGATCCTGTTCGCGGTCCTCGTGGCGTACGGGGCGTGCGGCGTCGTCACCGACGCGGCCGAGGCCGCCCTCGTACCGGCCGTCGTCGGCAAGGAGTCGCTCGGTGACTTCAACGGGCTGCGGATGACGGCCAACGAGGGCATGAAACTGGTCGCACCGCTCGCGGGGGCGGGCCTCTTCGCGGTGTACGGGGGCGCGGGCGTGGCCCTGCTCGACGCCGCGACCTTCGCCGCCGCGGCCGGGCTGTACACGCGTCTGCGGGTCGAGGAGTCCGCGCCCGCCCGCCGGACCGCGGGTGTGTGGACCCGCACCGCGGAGGGCGTGCGCGCGCTGTGGCGGCAGGAGCGGCTGCGCCCCCTCGTCCTGGCCGCCGCGGCCACCATGGTCCTGGCGGGCCTGAACGGCGCCGCGCTCTACGCGGTCGTCGACGGCGGCCTCGGCCGCTCCCCCTCGTACGCGGGCGTCCTGTACGCCGTGCAGGGCGCCGGTTCGGTCGCGGCCGGGCTCACCGCGGGAGCGCTGCTGCGGCGGCTCGGCGAGCGCCGGTTCGCGGCGGCGGGCATCGCCCTGTTCGCAGCCGGCGCGGGCCTGCGCGCACTCCCGTACGACGCCGTGGCGCTCGGGTGCAGCGCCGCGATCGGGACGGGCCTGCCGTGCGTCCTGATCGCGGCGCTCACGGCGGTCCAGCGCGAGATCCCGGACGCGCTCGTCGGCCGCGCCGTGGCGACCGCGAACACTCTGATGTTCGCGCCGAACGCGGTGGCCCTCGCGATGGGCGCGGGCCTCATCGCGGTCGTGGACCACCGCGTCCTGCTGGCGCTGCTCGGCGCGGCCGGACTCGCGCTCGCGTGCGCTACTGCACGCCGGCCCAGCGCTTGA
- a CDS encoding NAD-dependent epimerase/dehydratase family protein, which yields MPAPRTVLLTGAAGGLGTLMRGLLPAYGYELRLLDARPIEGEPDAIMADLADRDALREAVRGVDAIVHLAGISLESTFDKILKANIEGLYNLYEAAREEGVRRIVFASSNHAIGYTPRPGDGDPRVPVDTLRRPDTYYGLSKSFGEDLAQFYWDKFGQETVSVRIGSCFMEPTNVRMMSVWLSPGDGARLFDAAIRAEGVGHTVVYGSSDNTRVWWDLSSARALGYEPQDDSEQFAEKLIAEFGELDPENPDHTRMGGHFVTNPPIWPY from the coding sequence ATGCCCGCTCCCCGCACCGTCCTGCTCACCGGAGCCGCCGGCGGCCTCGGCACCCTGATGCGCGGACTGCTTCCGGCCTACGGCTACGAGCTGCGCCTCCTCGACGCCCGGCCGATCGAGGGCGAGCCGGACGCGATCATGGCCGACCTCGCCGACCGGGACGCCCTGCGCGAGGCCGTGCGGGGCGTCGACGCGATCGTGCATCTCGCGGGCATCTCCCTGGAGTCCACCTTCGACAAGATCCTCAAGGCGAACATCGAAGGGCTCTACAACCTCTACGAGGCCGCGCGCGAGGAAGGCGTGCGGCGCATCGTGTTCGCCTCGTCGAACCACGCGATCGGCTACACGCCCCGCCCCGGGGACGGCGACCCCCGCGTGCCCGTCGACACGCTCCGCCGCCCCGACACCTACTACGGCCTGTCGAAGTCGTTCGGCGAGGACCTCGCGCAGTTCTACTGGGACAAGTTCGGTCAGGAGACCGTGTCCGTGCGCATCGGCTCGTGCTTCATGGAGCCGACGAACGTACGGATGATGTCCGTGTGGCTGAGCCCGGGCGACGGCGCGAGGCTCTTCGACGCCGCGATCAGGGCGGAGGGCGTCGGACACACCGTCGTCTATGGCTCGTCCGACAACACGCGCGTGTGGTGGGACCTCTCCTCCGCGCGGGCCCTCGGTTACGAACCGCAGGACGACTCGGAACAGTTCGCGGAGAAGCTGATCGCCGAGTTCGGTGAGCTGGACCCGGAGAACCCCGACCACACGCGGATGGGCGGGCACTTCGTGACGAACCCGCCCATCTGGCCCTACTGA
- a CDS encoding S28 family serine protease codes for MRVRNQGRGQGRRQVRSQGAAALLCAGVMAGAAVLGGTVPAAAVQGDVVGAAVQQEDIQAELAAIPGMTVVSVTDKEGYPFYTLTYAQPVDHSNPKAGTFTQRLTLWHKAAAKPTVFYTGGYTLSSSTREITKLLDANQVSIEHRYFAESRPKGAAGDDWSKLTVWQEASDEHRVTQALRTIEKGKWLGTGGSKGGMTATFHERFYPKDLDAVVAFVAPNDADNEDDSGYENFFRTVGTPECRAALNAVQREMLVRRDGLIPKFEADAAAAGDTFEETLGTTDRAYEFAVLDQVWNFWQSGTIDDCPTVPDAKKATDDELYTWSKGHGFSVYQDETLGTNGTGPYYRQAATQLGWADLKFKHLKDVRHYPDIYQPNSVLPAAMRGTYDGSAISGVDKWVRTRGERMMFVYGQNDPWSAEKFTPSRHDSYRYVVPGSNHGASIAKLPADEQAKAVATVKRWAGVQ; via the coding sequence GTGCGCGTGCGTAACCAGGGGCGGGGCCAGGGTCGCAGACAGGTTCGGAGTCAGGGGGCAGCCGCGCTGCTGTGCGCGGGGGTGATGGCGGGCGCGGCGGTGCTCGGCGGGACGGTGCCCGCGGCGGCGGTGCAGGGGGACGTGGTCGGTGCCGCCGTCCAACAGGAAGACATTCAGGCCGAGTTGGCGGCCATCCCGGGCATGACGGTCGTCTCGGTGACCGACAAGGAGGGCTACCCCTTCTACACGCTCACGTACGCGCAGCCGGTCGACCACAGCAACCCGAAGGCCGGCACGTTCACGCAGCGCCTCACGCTGTGGCACAAGGCGGCCGCCAAGCCGACCGTCTTCTACACCGGGGGCTACACGCTCTCCTCCAGCACCCGCGAGATCACCAAGCTGCTCGACGCCAACCAGGTCTCCATCGAGCACCGCTACTTCGCCGAGTCCCGCCCCAAGGGCGCTGCGGGCGACGACTGGTCCAAGCTCACGGTCTGGCAGGAGGCCAGTGACGAGCACCGCGTCACCCAGGCCCTGCGCACCATCGAGAAGGGCAAGTGGCTCGGCACGGGCGGCAGCAAGGGCGGCATGACCGCCACATTCCACGAGCGCTTCTACCCGAAGGACCTCGACGCCGTCGTCGCGTTCGTCGCCCCGAACGACGCCGACAACGAGGACGACAGCGGCTACGAGAACTTCTTCAGGACGGTCGGCACGCCCGAGTGCCGCGCCGCCCTGAACGCCGTGCAGCGAGAGATGCTGGTGCGCCGCGACGGCCTCATCCCCAAGTTCGAGGCCGACGCGGCGGCGGCCGGTGACACGTTCGAGGAGACCCTCGGGACCACCGACAGGGCCTACGAGTTCGCCGTGCTCGACCAGGTGTGGAACTTCTGGCAGAGCGGCACGATCGACGACTGCCCGACCGTGCCCGACGCCAAGAAGGCCACCGACGACGAGCTCTACACCTGGTCGAAGGGGCACGGCTTCAGCGTCTACCAGGACGAGACCCTCGGCACGAACGGCACCGGGCCCTACTACCGGCAGGCCGCCACCCAACTCGGCTGGGCCGACCTCAAGTTCAAGCACCTCAAGGACGTCCGCCACTACCCGGACATCTACCAGCCCAACTCGGTCCTGCCCGCCGCGATGCGCGGCACCTACGACGGCTCCGCGATCTCCGGCGTCGACAAGTGGGTCAGGACGCGCGGCGAGCGGATGATGTTCGTGTACGGGCAGAACGACCCGTGGAGCGCCGAGAAGTTCACCCCGAGCAGGCACGACTCGTACCGCTACGTCGTGCCCGGCTCCAACCATGGCGCGTCCATCGCCAAGCTGCCCGCCGACGAACAGGCCAAGGCCGTCGCCACCGTCAAGCGCTGGGCCGGCGTGCAGTAG
- a CDS encoding SAV_915 family protein gives MNDRIEADDAEPCEPTPAGPLFVPVRPGPGTCATRLFRTARGGRTAVGFTSERLLVAVLGPGQPWIRLAEPALRALTGPVGVTELTVDPRPAAAPAGHRG, from the coding sequence GTGAACGACCGCATCGAAGCCGACGACGCCGAGCCCTGCGAACCCACCCCGGCCGGACCCCTGTTCGTCCCCGTCCGGCCGGGACCCGGGACCTGCGCGACCCGCCTCTTCCGCACCGCGCGCGGCGGCCGCACCGCCGTCGGCTTCACCAGCGAGCGCCTCCTCGTCGCCGTGCTCGGCCCCGGCCAGCCGTGGATCAGGCTCGCCGAACCCGCCCTGCGGGCCCTCACGGGACCGGTGGGCGTCACCGAGCTCACCGTCGACCCGCGTCCGGCGGCCGCGCCCGCCGGCCACCGCGGCTGA